One window of Treponema denticola genomic DNA carries:
- the hflC gene encoding protease modulator HflC yields MENYENTENGNTEDVRFESPSSKNKIKPEKAKKDKKGFGWISFVVILIILFFFLKPFYILNEGNVAIITKFGAVVKTEKEAGLHFKMPLIHTVNKYTAKLLRLDGDPQKILTLEKQYLRVDTTSRWRIVDVKKFYESLTTYDSAYSRLSDIVDSSVRDIISVNSLADVVRSSNIINESKTTEEFNLENAEVDLGSLKTEKVNFPVIKKGRETLADEILAKANSQLGEFGLEVVDIIFKGIKYSDELEHSVFSRMIKERNQIAGTFRSTGDGEKLKILGELENEKRTILSQAYAESERIKGAADAKAVAIYAESYGKSPEFYSFWKSMEIYKNSLPETEKVLSTDMEYFQYLYRH; encoded by the coding sequence ATGGAAAACTATGAAAATACCGAAAATGGAAACACTGAAGATGTAAGATTTGAAAGCCCTTCTTCCAAAAATAAGATAAAACCTGAAAAAGCAAAAAAAGACAAAAAAGGTTTCGGGTGGATTTCCTTTGTGGTTATACTCATTATTTTGTTCTTTTTCCTAAAGCCGTTTTATATTTTAAATGAAGGCAATGTTGCCATTATAACAAAATTCGGAGCTGTAGTAAAAACGGAAAAAGAGGCCGGGCTCCATTTTAAAATGCCCTTGATTCATACGGTAAACAAATACACGGCAAAACTCTTGCGGTTGGACGGTGATCCTCAAAAGATTCTTACCCTGGAAAAGCAGTATCTTAGAGTAGATACCACCAGCCGATGGCGTATCGTAGACGTAAAAAAGTTTTACGAATCCCTAACAACCTATGATAGCGCTTATTCCCGCCTTTCGGATATTGTAGATTCATCGGTTAGAGATATTATTTCGGTAAACAGTCTTGCCGATGTTGTACGAAGCTCAAATATTATAAATGAAAGTAAAACTACGGAAGAGTTTAACCTTGAAAATGCCGAAGTTGACCTCGGTTCCTTAAAAACGGAAAAAGTAAACTTTCCTGTGATAAAAAAGGGCAGGGAAACTCTGGCTGATGAAATTCTGGCGAAGGCCAATAGCCAGTTGGGTGAATTCGGCTTGGAGGTGGTTGACATAATTTTTAAGGGAATTAAGTATTCGGATGAGCTTGAGCATTCCGTATTCAGCCGCATGATAAAAGAAAGGAATCAGATCGCAGGAACCTTTAGGTCTACAGGCGACGGTGAAAAGCTTAAAATCTTAGGAGAACTGGAAAACGAAAAAAGGACTATCCTGTCGCAAGCCTATGCCGAGTCGGAAAGGATAAAGGGAGCTGCCGATGCAAAGGCTGTTGCAATCTATGCCGAAAGCTACGGCAAGTCCCCCGAATTTTACAGCTTTTGGAAAAGCATGGAAATTTATAAAAATTCCTTACCCGAGACTGAAAAAGTCCTTTCAACGGATATGGAATATTTTCAGTACCTGTATAGGCATTAA
- a CDS encoding MBOAT family O-acyltransferase: MFFPTISFAVFFLLVFFLYWYIFRQEKERKILLTAASYFFYAMWDWRFCILLFVFTLINYFYGFLLDKEKNYAPRKAIVIIICIIDILYLGFFKYLYSLLSYLNQFFPDMFVNSTLLTLRSWSLLVPVGISYYTFRCMSYVFDIYLCKIRHVKPFWDFLLYVSFFPQLSSGPIVQAEYFLKDLPRALNCDNEKGAKPIAFDRAIVFLISGLYKKMIISNFLTILVTDKIFANPSFYNTWELIFGVISYTIIIYADFSGYSDMAIGIGILLGFNTPANFNRPYISKSVTEFWRRWHISFSSWLRDYLYFGLGGSRFGLARALFALFFTMLIAGLWHGASWTFLIWGAMQGAMLCIERIFSEIKERKAIGKEILDEEKNEKKSFDFLRIIPVFIFVNISWLVFFSSSLSELSLYLRSLGNISQPFQIISPFILLIFFAGLFLQLPSESLRKKAFTIYSSLPMIVKVVTTVSFLAVLYAVSTSGIPPFIYFAF, from the coding sequence ATGTTTTTTCCGACGATTTCTTTTGCCGTATTTTTTCTCTTAGTCTTTTTTTTATATTGGTATATTTTTAGGCAGGAAAAAGAACGAAAAATCCTTTTAACGGCCGCATCTTATTTTTTCTATGCGATGTGGGATTGGCGTTTTTGTATTCTGCTTTTTGTTTTTACCCTTATAAATTATTTTTACGGCTTTCTTCTCGATAAAGAAAAAAATTATGCTCCGCGAAAGGCTATTGTAATCATTATCTGTATTATCGATATTTTATATCTGGGATTTTTTAAATACCTTTACAGCCTGCTTTCATATTTGAACCAATTTTTTCCGGATATGTTTGTTAATTCTACTCTTTTAACTCTGCGTTCTTGGTCTCTTTTAGTTCCTGTAGGAATTTCTTATTATACTTTCCGATGCATGAGTTATGTCTTCGATATTTATCTTTGTAAGATAAGGCATGTAAAACCTTTTTGGGATTTTTTACTCTATGTATCGTTTTTTCCTCAGCTGTCCTCAGGCCCGATTGTTCAGGCCGAGTATTTTTTAAAGGACCTTCCTCGGGCGCTTAACTGCGATAATGAAAAAGGAGCAAAACCCATAGCCTTTGACCGAGCTATCGTGTTTTTAATTTCAGGCTTGTATAAAAAAATGATAATTTCAAATTTTTTAACCATACTCGTTACCGATAAAATTTTTGCAAATCCTTCGTTTTATAATACATGGGAGCTTATTTTTGGGGTAATATCTTATACGATAATTATCTACGCAGATTTTTCAGGCTACAGCGACATGGCGATAGGTATAGGAATTCTTTTGGGGTTTAATACGCCTGCAAACTTTAACCGTCCCTATATTTCAAAATCCGTTACCGAATTTTGGAGAAGGTGGCATATAAGTTTTTCTTCTTGGCTTAGAGATTATCTTTATTTCGGCCTAGGCGGTTCCCGCTTCGGTCTTGCCAGAGCTTTGTTTGCTCTTTTTTTTACGATGCTTATTGCGGGCCTTTGGCACGGTGCTTCATGGACATTTTTGATATGGGGAGCCATGCAGGGCGCAATGCTGTGTATCGAAAGGATTTTTTCGGAAATAAAAGAACGGAAAGCTATAGGAAAAGAAATTTTAGATGAAGAAAAAAACGAAAAAAAAAGTTTTGATTTTTTAAGAATTATACCGGTCTTTATATTTGTAAACATCAGCTGGCTTGTATTTTTTTCGTCATCACTATCGGAACTGAGTTTATATTTAAGATCTCTTGGCAATATTTCTCAACCCTTTCAAATTATAAGCCCCTTTATTCTTTTAATCTTTTTTGCAGGCCTTTTTTTGCAGCTTCCTTCGGAAAGTTTAAGGAAAAAGGCTTTTACGATATATAGCAGTCTTCCGATGATTGTTAAGGTTGTTACCACCGTAAGTTTTTTAGCCGTTCTTTATGCGGTTTCAACTTCGGGTATACCCCCGTTTATTTATTTTGCGTTTTAG
- a CDS encoding periplasmic-type flagellar collar protein FlbB — MRRRGTLGRIIVLLILIILLVFGGLLWFDYLGLISSRSLFSPIYSFFGLKTPEGIAPLDADEMANLENDRYEKRLMALELRSQELDKREEDVQAQENENKQVAEELDDRRLAIEEKEKNYNLLVVERDAREANIIQIAKYINGMPPEKAVSNLIAMDDQDIIDVLRAVEKIAAEEGKNSSVAYWFSLMPASRAAEIQRKMANKPVTFP; from the coding sequence TTGAGAAGAAGAGGAACACTGGGACGTATTATTGTTCTTTTAATATTGATTATTTTACTTGTTTTCGGAGGCCTATTGTGGTTTGATTATTTAGGTCTGATCAGTTCAAGGAGCTTGTTTTCTCCTATTTACTCCTTTTTCGGTTTAAAAACGCCTGAGGGTATTGCCCCCTTAGATGCCGATGAAATGGCCAATTTGGAAAATGACCGCTATGAAAAACGCTTGATGGCTTTAGAGCTGCGTTCTCAGGAATTGGATAAGAGGGAAGAAGATGTTCAAGCTCAGGAAAATGAAAATAAACAGGTTGCCGAAGAGCTTGATGACCGCAGGCTGGCTATAGAAGAAAAAGAAAAGAACTATAATCTTTTGGTTGTAGAGCGGGATGCCCGTGAGGCGAACATAATTCAAATCGCAAAATATATAAACGGTATGCCCCCTGAAAAAGCAGTTTCAAATCTTATAGCCATGGACGATCAGGATATAATTGATGTGCTTAGGGCCGTAGAAAAAATAGCTGCAGAAGAAGGTAAAAACTCTTCGGTTGCTTATTGGTTTTCTTTGATGCCGGCCTCCAGGGCTGCGGAGATTCAGCGTAAGATGGCAAATAAGCCTGTTACCTTCCCGTAA
- a CDS encoding SGNH/GDSL hydrolase family protein, with product MKLKEKIKKINAGLSFKIKLKDKTSIFYSANKALLFFLLCIFFFILLLGKSLDDFSSKIKNPYAADVFKTAVKPISELSQKLKLDNLIPSARSFFLRYAGLEGLSDWDSFYYMNSAELTHRERLLALENLGNVIDKSQDEKSSIDNLEKDLETARDGLPTESKSEDVAAVKKMIDELETKLENINTVLDRLKDIEQARVAELEKIRLTQKMLELRKEDIFETAVKEGESNVDQAEEPKKVYTYNTERPLRILMIGDSQMHSIAAGFLRLTGQNSSIRVKEISVHSSGFIRSDYYNWPKKLKNVFEESQNEPYDIAVIFLGMNDYQNFYADNGKVLVKETEDWESAYRDKIITHLDVLFANTKKVYWLGMPVVRDKIYNAQLLYIEDLQKKIASEYSSIILNKFSLSNIAPGEGVPYTDSLKTAEGKKIRLMKDDGHHYTVSGGEYIMQPFLELLYKDWDLEPCTP from the coding sequence ATGAAACTAAAGGAAAAAATAAAAAAAATAAATGCCGGTCTTTCTTTTAAAATAAAACTTAAAGATAAAACATCTATCTTTTATTCTGCAAACAAAGCTCTTTTGTTTTTTTTACTCTGTATTTTTTTCTTTATACTGCTCTTAGGTAAATCTTTAGACGATTTTTCATCTAAAATAAAAAATCCTTATGCCGCAGATGTATTTAAGACTGCCGTTAAACCAATTTCAGAGCTGTCTCAAAAATTAAAACTTGATAATCTGATTCCTTCTGCAAGGAGCTTCTTTTTACGCTATGCAGGGCTTGAAGGTTTAAGCGATTGGGATTCTTTTTATTATATGAATTCTGCAGAATTAACTCATAGGGAAAGACTTTTAGCTTTGGAAAATTTAGGGAATGTTATAGATAAATCTCAAGATGAAAAGTCGTCCATAGATAATCTTGAAAAAGACTTAGAAACAGCACGAGACGGTTTACCGACAGAATCAAAATCGGAAGATGTTGCTGCCGTTAAAAAAATGATAGATGAGCTTGAGACTAAACTTGAAAATATAAATACGGTTTTGGATAGGTTAAAAGACATTGAGCAGGCTAGGGTTGCAGAGCTTGAAAAAATAAGACTCACTCAAAAAATGTTGGAATTAAGAAAAGAAGATATATTCGAAACTGCCGTTAAGGAAGGAGAATCAAATGTAGATCAGGCTGAGGAGCCTAAAAAGGTTTATACCTATAACACGGAAAGACCCTTGCGTATTCTAATGATTGGGGATTCTCAGATGCACAGCATTGCTGCAGGCTTTTTAAGGCTTACAGGTCAAAACTCTTCCATAAGGGTAAAAGAAATTTCGGTTCACTCTTCAGGTTTTATAAGAAGCGATTATTACAACTGGCCTAAAAAGTTAAAGAATGTATTTGAAGAAAGTCAAAACGAACCCTATGATATTGCCGTCATTTTTTTAGGAATGAATGATTACCAGAACTTTTATGCGGATAACGGCAAAGTCCTTGTAAAAGAAACTGAAGACTGGGAATCGGCTTATAGGGATAAGATAATAACACATTTGGACGTTTTATTTGCAAATACGAAAAAGGTGTATTGGCTGGGCATGCCTGTTGTCCGTGATAAAATATACAATGCCCAATTACTCTATATTGAAGACTTACAGAAAAAAATAGCATCGGAGTATTCGAGTATAATCCTTAATAAATTTTCTTTAAGCAATATCGCTCCCGGAGAAGGGGTTCCTTATACCGATAGCCTCAAAACCGCCGAAGGTAAAAAAATAAGGCTTATGAAAGATGACGGGCATCATTATACTGTTTCCGGCGGTGAATATATTATGCAGCCCTTTTTAGAGCTGCTTTATAAGGATTGGGATCTGGAACCCTGTACGCCTTAA
- a CDS encoding ribonucleoside triphosphate reductase has product MEEKTTNQTVFPEWKSFLGTMEKAKPEILRSVVKRSGEIEAYNRKKIEKAINKAITAVEGSPNDEKAAFLTDKVEEKLKNIMSSRYAHSIPAIEEIQDVVELVLIEQKEASLAKAYILYRAKREAVRDAESLMLNINSTMDGYLSQSDWRVKENANVNFSLGGLILHNSGTITANYWLKNIYTPAIAEAHITAAFHIHDLSMFSGYCAGWSLRQLIHEGLGGVPDKITSKPPKHLSTLIQQIVNFLGIMQNEWAGAQAFSSFDTYLAPFVKKDNMSEASVKQCLQSFVYGVNTPSRWGSQAPFTNITLDWVCPPDLANQKAVVGGEAQDFNYGDCQKEMDMINKLFIELMLEGDAAGRGFQYPIPTYNITSDFDWTSPNAKLLFEMTARYGTPYFQNFINSDLNPGDVRSMCCRLQLDKRELRKRGGGLFGSDEFTGSIGVVTINMPQIGYLSKTEKDYFDRLDYLMDIAKQSLEMKRKVIEKLLEGGLFPYTKRYLHHLNNHFSTIGICGMNESCLNFLGEDIVSPRGKAFAEKVLTYMRNRLADFQEETGSLFNLEATPAESTSYRLARHDKNQFPDIISSGDAEPYYTNSSQLPVAYTTDVFEALDHQESLQRKYTGGTVFHIFLGESIKDWESCRDLVKAVANNYRIPYFSISPTFSICPVHGYLEGEHFECPYCKREKQAKLELKLAELEKERAEVLSVSSKM; this is encoded by the coding sequence ATGGAGGAAAAAACTACAAATCAAACGGTTTTTCCTGAATGGAAGTCCTTTTTAGGGACTATGGAGAAGGCAAAGCCTGAAATATTGCGCTCTGTAGTAAAGCGTTCAGGAGAAATTGAAGCTTATAATCGTAAAAAAATAGAAAAAGCTATCAATAAGGCTATAACCGCAGTTGAAGGCAGCCCAAATGATGAAAAGGCTGCGTTTCTAACGGACAAGGTAGAAGAAAAACTTAAAAATATTATGTCATCCCGCTATGCTCATTCTATTCCGGCAATAGAAGAAATTCAAGATGTTGTAGAGCTTGTTTTAATTGAACAAAAGGAAGCCAGTCTTGCAAAAGCCTATATCCTTTACAGGGCCAAGAGGGAGGCCGTACGGGATGCGGAAAGCCTCATGCTGAATATAAACAGCACCATGGACGGCTATTTAAGTCAATCCGACTGGCGTGTAAAAGAAAATGCCAACGTAAACTTTTCTTTAGGCGGTCTTATTCTTCATAACTCCGGTACTATTACGGCAAACTATTGGCTTAAAAATATTTATACACCGGCTATTGCCGAAGCCCATATAACGGCAGCCTTTCATATTCATGACCTTTCAATGTTTTCAGGTTATTGTGCAGGCTGGTCACTTAGGCAGCTTATTCACGAAGGTTTGGGCGGGGTTCCCGATAAAATTACATCAAAGCCGCCTAAGCATTTATCAACGCTTATTCAGCAGATAGTCAACTTTTTAGGTATTATGCAGAACGAGTGGGCCGGAGCTCAAGCCTTCAGCTCCTTTGACACATATTTGGCTCCCTTTGTAAAAAAGGATAATATGAGTGAGGCAAGCGTAAAACAATGTCTTCAAAGCTTCGTTTACGGTGTAAACACTCCCAGCCGCTGGGGTTCTCAGGCTCCCTTTACGAATATAACCTTGGACTGGGTATGCCCGCCCGACCTTGCAAACCAAAAGGCTGTTGTCGGGGGCGAAGCACAGGATTTTAACTACGGCGACTGTCAAAAAGAAATGGATATGATAAATAAGCTCTTTATTGAACTTATGCTTGAAGGAGATGCCGCAGGACGAGGCTTTCAATATCCCATTCCCACTTACAATATAACCTCGGATTTTGATTGGACAAGTCCGAATGCAAAACTGCTTTTTGAGATGACTGCCAGATACGGTACTCCCTATTTTCAAAACTTTATAAATTCCGACCTAAATCCCGGGGATGTGCGTTCCATGTGTTGCCGTCTTCAACTCGATAAAAGAGAATTGCGTAAAAGGGGAGGCGGCCTTTTCGGCTCCGATGAGTTTACGGGTTCCATAGGGGTGGTTACGATAAATATGCCTCAAATCGGCTACCTATCAAAAACCGAAAAGGACTATTTTGACCGCTTGGATTACCTCATGGATATAGCAAAACAAAGCCTTGAGATGAAGAGGAAGGTAATCGAAAAGCTATTGGAGGGCGGCCTTTTCCCCTATACAAAGAGGTATTTACATCATTTAAACAATCACTTTTCGACTATAGGAATTTGCGGTATGAACGAGTCCTGCCTAAACTTTTTGGGTGAGGATATTGTAAGCCCTAGGGGAAAGGCCTTTGCCGAAAAGGTCTTAACCTATATGAGAAACCGTCTTGCCGACTTCCAAGAAGAAACCGGCAGCTTATTCAATCTTGAAGCAACTCCGGCTGAAAGTACCTCTTACAGACTGGCTCGCCACGATAAAAATCAGTTCCCCGATATAATAAGTTCGGGAGATGCCGAGCCCTATTACACCAACTCAAGCCAGCTTCCCGTTGCCTATACTACCGATGTTTTTGAAGCCTTGGATCATCAAGAAAGTTTACAGCGTAAGTATACGGGCGGCACGGTTTTTCACATATTCTTGGGTGAATCTATCAAGGATTGGGAATCTTGCAGGGATTTGGTAAAGGCTGTTGCAAACAATTACCGTATTCCCTATTTTTCAATTTCGCCGACATTTTCGATATGTCCTGTTCATGGCTATCTTGAGGGCGAGCATTTTGAGTGCCCTTATTGCAAGCGTGAAAAGCAGGCAAAACTTGAACTGAAACTGGCCGAGCTTGAAAAAGAAAGGGCCGAGGTCTTGAGTGTTTCTTCTAAAATGTAA
- the hflK gene encoding FtsH protease activity modulator HflK: MKQKKVDPSKMLGALRTVIILIVIALIAFSGIKVIPTTDNGVVTRFGKYTKTLSPGLNFVIPFVDQVYKVPVKTVQKEEFGFRTARSSERSEYQNAILRESSMLTGDLNIINVEWVIQYKIVDPKAWLFNVEEDQRNKTVRDISKSVVNSLVGDRAIMDIISLDRDSIAVLAQEKMNEKYKQIGIGISVSSVQLQNIVPPEEVQAAFEDVNIAIQDMNRLINEGKEAYNKEIPKAKGEAQKMIEEARGYASERINKANGDVARFNAVYSEYVKAPDITRRRLYLETLDAIFKNNENITLIDKNLKNFLPLKELNKGGN, translated from the coding sequence ATGAAGCAAAAAAAGGTTGATCCTTCAAAGATGTTAGGAGCTTTACGCACTGTAATAATACTTATCGTAATTGCTCTTATAGCTTTTTCGGGAATAAAAGTTATTCCTACAACGGATAACGGAGTTGTTACCCGATTTGGAAAATATACAAAAACCCTTTCACCGGGACTTAACTTTGTAATTCCCTTTGTAGATCAGGTTTATAAGGTTCCGGTTAAGACCGTTCAAAAGGAAGAATTCGGCTTCCGTACTGCAAGATCTAGTGAAAGAAGCGAGTACCAAAATGCTATTTTAAGAGAATCTTCGATGCTTACGGGAGACTTAAACATTATAAATGTTGAATGGGTTATTCAGTATAAAATAGTGGATCCTAAGGCTTGGCTTTTTAATGTTGAAGAAGATCAAAGAAATAAAACCGTCAGAGATATTTCAAAATCCGTTGTCAACAGCCTGGTAGGCGACAGGGCTATCATGGATATAATCAGTTTGGATCGTGACAGCATTGCAGTTTTAGCACAAGAAAAAATGAACGAAAAATATAAGCAGATCGGCATTGGGATTTCCGTTTCATCGGTGCAATTACAAAACATTGTGCCGCCCGAGGAAGTTCAAGCTGCTTTCGAGGACGTCAACATAGCTATTCAGGATATGAACAGGCTCATAAACGAAGGAAAAGAAGCCTACAATAAAGAGATTCCTAAAGCAAAGGGTGAGGCTCAAAAAATGATTGAAGAAGCTAGAGGCTATGCTTCCGAAAGAATAAACAAGGCAAACGGAGATGTTGCCCGTTTTAACGCCGTTTATTCGGAATATGTAAAGGCTCCCGATATTACGAGGAGAAGGCTGTACCTTGAAACTCTTGATGCTATTTTTAAAAATAATGAAAATATTACCCTCATAGACAAAAACTTAAAAAACTTTTTACCTTTAAAAGAATTAAATAAGGGAGGCAACTGA
- a CDS encoding aspartate ammonia-lyase produces MRREHDLLGELDIPEDAYYGIQTFRSVENFKITGLRLCDFPDFIKGLAYTKQAAAEANHELGYLSDEVYKAMIQACKEVAEGKFDKEFVVDMIQGGAGTSTNMNANEVIANRANEILGKAKGTYSPCHPNNHVNFAQSTNDAYPTAAKLGISLNTPALIDELKSLVASFRKKAQELGDNIKMGRTQLQDAVPMTLGQEFESYAASLENEIPQIQFARENLHTINMGATAIGTGINSDPNYTPKVTSHLAKISGLDLKAAKNMIAATNDTSDFVTYSSELKRLSAKLSKICSDLRLLSSGPRTGLYDISLPPMQPGSSIMPGKVNPVIPEVVNQVCYRVIGNDTAVILAAESAQLELNVFEPVMIYSIFESIKLLINAMKTLRERCVTGIVGNYEHCKESVHRSIGLVTALNPVIGYEASSDIAKTALRDNRSVYDLVLERGLLSKEKLDEVLKPENMTKPRKL; encoded by the coding sequence ATGCGAAGGGAACATGACTTACTCGGAGAATTGGATATTCCGGAAGATGCTTATTACGGAATTCAAACTTTCCGAAGTGTTGAGAATTTTAAAATTACAGGTTTGAGACTCTGCGATTTTCCCGATTTTATTAAGGGGCTAGCTTATACAAAACAGGCTGCAGCCGAAGCTAACCATGAACTCGGCTATTTAAGCGATGAAGTTTACAAGGCTATGATTCAGGCTTGTAAAGAAGTTGCCGAAGGCAAATTCGATAAGGAATTTGTAGTCGATATGATTCAGGGCGGAGCGGGAACTTCTACCAATATGAATGCAAACGAAGTTATCGCTAACCGTGCAAACGAAATTTTAGGAAAGGCTAAGGGAACTTATTCGCCCTGCCATCCCAATAATCATGTGAACTTTGCCCAATCTACAAACGATGCCTATCCTACAGCTGCAAAGCTCGGCATCTCGTTAAATACACCGGCTCTTATAGATGAGCTAAAATCCCTTGTCGCTTCTTTTAGAAAAAAAGCCCAAGAACTTGGAGACAATATCAAGATGGGAAGAACCCAGCTTCAAGATGCCGTACCCATGACCCTCGGCCAAGAATTTGAATCCTACGCCGCTTCTTTGGAAAACGAAATTCCTCAGATTCAATTTGCAAGGGAAAATCTTCACACGATAAACATGGGAGCTACCGCAATCGGAACCGGTATCAACTCGGATCCTAACTATACACCGAAAGTAACTTCTCATTTGGCAAAGATTTCGGGGCTTGATCTAAAGGCTGCAAAAAACATGATAGCTGCCACGAATGATACCTCCGACTTTGTAACATATTCTTCCGAATTAAAACGCCTTTCTGCAAAGCTTTCAAAGATATGCAGCGATTTACGCCTTCTTTCTTCGGGCCCCAGAACAGGACTTTACGATATAAGCCTTCCTCCGATGCAGCCCGGTTCTTCTATCATGCCCGGAAAGGTAAACCCCGTTATCCCTGAGGTTGTCAATCAGGTTTGCTACAGGGTTATCGGAAACGATACGGCCGTTATCTTGGCTGCAGAGTCTGCACAGCTTGAGCTAAATGTTTTTGAACCCGTTATGATTTATTCTATCTTTGAGTCGATTAAACTTCTTATAAATGCAATGAAGACTTTGAGAGAAAGATGCGTTACGGGCATTGTAGGAAACTATGAGCATTGTAAGGAGAGCGTTCACAGGAGTATCGGCTTGGTTACGGCCTTAAATCCCGTCATAGGTTATGAGGCTTCCTCGGATATTGCAAAGACTGCCTTGCGTGATAACCGCAGCGTTTATGACCTTGTTTTGGAAAGAGGGCTTCTTTCAAAAGAAAAATTGGATGAGGTTTTAAAACCCGAAAACATGACAAAGCCCAGAAAGCTTTAG
- a CDS encoding OmpA family protein, producing the protein MINIQTAKNYYKQKKRTFVKKLFLICFLSSFCLNLLLGQENLSQGKILITERTDYSVYIDGKYAGLTSRETRLYMNETRLGNEEAYLYEGEAFVLQKTRKDGLKAALPIDSILHISFKFIPEQDEEDIENPYQPQIFDEDSGYPLLRNFPILPETAFTPNDIGKTWEGKCTVVVRPKPEKTAVRIPVNAGFKYKGKTLLNGQSVHHVEAAFGLRYKHSDMLGDEELMSSEGGRKTDIYLDDINRPILIREKIDEEFFYADGKKIKHRGFLLHFYFYTGKALAQGGLVQDRPSKEASSKKTPSQEIPLQKEKAEIKPNKDFEVAKTKRGTMLRLKNLQFEPDRAILLKGEETKLDEIAKILKKSESEFFFVEGHTADVGKPEDEKNLSQERAKTVIEKLVERGIPAEKFIYQGAGGTKPIAPNGTEEGRAQNRRVEITIIGHI; encoded by the coding sequence ATGATAAATATTCAGACGGCTAAAAATTACTATAAACAAAAAAAACGCACCTTTGTAAAAAAACTTTTTTTAATCTGCTTTCTCTCTAGTTTTTGTCTAAATCTTCTTTTAGGGCAAGAAAATTTATCCCAAGGCAAAATACTCATTACGGAAAGAACCGATTACTCCGTCTACATTGACGGAAAATATGCGGGGCTCACTTCCAGAGAAACCCGCCTTTATATGAACGAAACAAGGCTCGGCAATGAGGAAGCCTATCTTTACGAAGGAGAAGCCTTTGTTCTTCAAAAAACTAGGAAAGACGGGCTTAAAGCCGCTTTACCGATAGATTCGATCTTACACATTTCATTTAAATTTATTCCGGAACAAGATGAAGAAGATATTGAAAATCCTTACCAACCTCAAATTTTCGATGAAGATTCGGGTTATCCTCTTTTAAGAAATTTTCCGATTTTGCCTGAAACAGCTTTTACTCCCAATGACATAGGAAAAACTTGGGAAGGAAAATGTACCGTAGTGGTAAGACCCAAGCCTGAAAAAACCGCTGTAAGGATTCCGGTAAATGCAGGCTTTAAGTATAAGGGAAAAACTCTTTTAAACGGCCAAAGCGTTCATCATGTAGAAGCAGCCTTCGGACTCCGCTACAAACACTCAGACATGCTGGGCGATGAAGAACTTATGAGCTCGGAAGGCGGAAGAAAGACGGACATCTATCTTGACGATATAAATAGGCCCATTTTGATACGGGAAAAAATAGATGAAGAGTTTTTTTATGCGGACGGAAAAAAAATAAAGCACCGAGGCTTTTTGCTTCATTTTTATTTTTACACGGGAAAAGCCCTTGCACAAGGCGGCCTTGTACAAGACCGCCCTTCAAAAGAAGCCTCATCAAAAAAAACACCCTCACAAGAAATTCCTTTGCAAAAAGAAAAAGCTGAAATCAAACCCAATAAAGATTTTGAGGTAGCTAAAACAAAACGGGGCACAATGCTGAGGCTTAAAAATCTGCAATTTGAACCTGATAGGGCTATTCTTTTAAAAGGAGAAGAAACAAAGCTTGATGAGATAGCAAAGATTTTAAAAAAATCGGAAAGCGAATTCTTTTTTGTGGAAGGTCATACAGCCGATGTCGGTAAGCCGGAAGATGAAAAAAATCTATCCCAAGAAAGGGCTAAGACCGTCATCGAAAAACTTGTAGAAAGGGGCATACCGGCCGAAAAGTTTATTTATCAGGGTGCCGGCGGAACAAAGCCTATTGCCCCAAACGGCACCGAAGAAGGACGCGCCCAAAATAGACGCGTCGAAATTACAATCATAGGGCATATATAA